In Blastopirellula sp. J2-11, a single genomic region encodes these proteins:
- a CDS encoding sigma-70 family RNA polymerase sigma factor has product MSSQDAEFDESFAGLVAENHVQLRSFVRMLGVDPEWVDDLAQETFLVALRERESFDEQQDVGKWLRGIARNLVRNEIRKGARRQRLQHVVLADMLLRSSEADDDCPEWSSTRLAHLRDCVEQLPPKSRQIVSGRYSDGWKAPDLAAHLEMSVDAVRQALVRIRQQLKTCIERRITESI; this is encoded by the coding sequence ATGAGCAGCCAAGATGCCGAGTTCGATGAATCGTTTGCCGGACTTGTCGCCGAGAATCATGTTCAATTGCGATCGTTCGTGCGGATGCTTGGAGTCGATCCCGAATGGGTTGACGACCTTGCGCAGGAGACCTTTTTGGTGGCGCTGCGTGAAAGGGAAAGCTTTGATGAACAACAGGATGTCGGAAAATGGCTCCGCGGAATCGCTCGAAATCTGGTGAGAAACGAAATCCGCAAGGGCGCGCGCCGTCAACGTCTCCAGCATGTGGTCCTTGCCGATATGTTGTTGCGATCGTCGGAAGCGGATGACGACTGCCCAGAGTGGAGTTCGACTCGTCTTGCGCATCTGCGCGATTGCGTAGAGCAACTGCCGCCGAAGAGTCGACAGATTGTTTCCGGCAGATATTCGGATGGTTGGAAAGCGCCTGACTTAGCGGCTCACTTGGAAATGTCGGTCGATGCCGTGCGACAAGCGCTCGTCCGGATTCGACAGCAACTGAAAACATGCATTGAACGACGAATCACGGAATCGATTTAG